In Bacillota bacterium, a single genomic region encodes these proteins:
- a CDS encoding gamma-glutamyltransferase family protein, which yields MFEFDPLSYPYSSQRMMVYAENGMVATSQPLAAQAGLEVLKQGGNAIDAAIAAAACLTVVEPTSNGIGGDAFALVWSGGKLYGLNASGPAPAGISVEQVRQLGWKKMPRFGWIPVTVPGVPAAWAALSERFGALDLTQTLKPAIDYAENGYPVSPITGYFWQRAYDTYKANLKGEEFKQWFTTFAPKGRAPQIGELWNSPGHAASLRAIAKTNARAFYSGELADAIDRFARETGGIIRKSDLETYQPEWVEPIRLNYRGYDVWEIPPNGQGLVALMALNILKHYDDLELDHPETYHRQIEAIKLAFADGQAYITERDEMPVKVEELLSEEYGLKRKELIGRTALEPSPGKPPRGGTVYLAAADNQGNMVSYIQSNYMGFGSGIVVPETGIALQNRGNNFSLDENHPNCLRPGKRTYHTIIPGFLSKDGEAVGPFGVMGGFMQPQGHVQVVMNAVDFQLNPQAALDRPRWQWMEGRQVELESSVPNYIAQALERRGHQVRIPVTSGGFGRGQIIWRMPNGVLAGGTEPRTDGTIAAW from the coding sequence ATGTTTGAATTTGATCCCTTATCTTATCCTTATTCGTCACAGCGGATGATGGTGTACGCTGAAAACGGCATGGTGGCGACATCCCAGCCTTTGGCTGCCCAGGCCGGTTTAGAAGTCTTAAAGCAGGGCGGCAATGCCATCGATGCCGCGATTGCTGCTGCGGCCTGCTTAACAGTGGTAGAACCGACGTCAAACGGTATTGGCGGGGATGCCTTTGCTCTGGTATGGAGTGGAGGCAAACTCTACGGTTTAAACGCGAGTGGTCCAGCGCCTGCAGGAATATCTGTTGAACAAGTGCGGCAGCTCGGCTGGAAAAAGATGCCCCGGTTCGGATGGATCCCGGTCACAGTGCCGGGTGTGCCCGCGGCGTGGGCAGCTTTAAGCGAGCGTTTTGGTGCTCTTGACCTTACTCAGACCTTAAAACCGGCGATTGACTATGCTGAAAATGGCTATCCTGTTTCGCCGATTACTGGTTACTTTTGGCAGAGAGCCTACGATACCTACAAAGCTAACCTGAAAGGGGAAGAGTTTAAGCAGTGGTTTACAACCTTTGCTCCCAAGGGAAGAGCGCCCCAGATTGGCGAGCTGTGGAATTCCCCGGGTCACGCTGCCTCATTAAGAGCTATTGCCAAGACCAACGCCCGGGCTTTTTACAGCGGAGAATTAGCGGATGCGATTGATCGGTTTGCCCGGGAAACCGGAGGTATAATCCGCAAATCCGATTTAGAGACTTATCAGCCGGAGTGGGTTGAACCAATTCGGCTAAACTACCGCGGCTATGATGTGTGGGAAATACCGCCGAACGGGCAGGGCTTGGTTGCCTTGATGGCATTGAATATTCTCAAGCACTATGATGATTTAGAGTTGGATCATCCGGAAACATACCACCGCCAGATCGAGGCGATTAAACTTGCCTTTGCTGATGGCCAGGCCTATATCACGGAGCGCGATGAGATGCCGGTGAAAGTTGAAGAGCTTTTGTCGGAGGAATATGGACTGAAGCGGAAAGAACTCATCGGCCGCACTGCTCTTGAGCCAAGTCCCGGCAAACCTCCCCGGGGCGGCACCGTCTACTTAGCCGCAGCTGACAACCAGGGCAACATGGTATCCTATATCCAAAGCAACTACATGGGCTTCGGCTCCGGAATTGTTGTACCGGAGACAGGAATTGCCCTCCAGAATCGGGGCAACAACTTCTCCCTAGACGAGAATCATCCCAACTGCCTTAGACCAGGCAAGCGGACCTATCATACAATTATCCCCGGCTTCTTAAGTAAAGATGGGGAAGCAGTGGGACCATTCGGCGTGATGGGTGGTTTCATGCAGCCCCAGGGCCATGTGCAGGTTGTAATGAACGCAGTTGATTTTCAGCTTAATCCCCAGGCGGCCCTGGATCGGCCTCGCTGGCAGTGGATGGAAGGCAGGCAGGTGGAGCTGGAAAGCAGTGTGCCGAATTACATCGCGCAAGCCTTGGAGCGCAGAGGCCATCAAGTCCGGATCCCGGTTACTTCCGGCGGTTTCGGACGTGGGCAGATCATCTGGCGGATGCCGAAC